One genomic region from Streptomyces sp. Li-HN-5-11 encodes:
- a CDS encoding TspO/MBR family protein: MPVGGKPGSMELSGERTGIGRPSREGWRRYGVAAAAVTATAVTGARAVDADSAWYAALRKPSWQPPPWAFGAVWTPLYASIAWAAGHALGRTTTRRERTALAASLAVNLSLNAGWNWLFFARRSPVAGLADTLLLDLSNADLLRRTGRTDRAAARALIPYAAWCAFATALNASIARRNT, from the coding sequence ATGCCCGTGGGCGGGAAACCGGGGAGCATGGAGCTGAGCGGCGAACGCACCGGCATCGGACGGCCTTCCCGGGAGGGGTGGCGGCGCTACGGCGTGGCCGCGGCGGCGGTGACGGCCACCGCCGTCACCGGGGCCAGAGCCGTGGATGCGGACAGTGCCTGGTACGCCGCGCTGCGCAAGCCGTCCTGGCAGCCGCCGCCGTGGGCGTTCGGCGCGGTGTGGACGCCGCTGTACGCGTCGATCGCCTGGGCGGCCGGACATGCCCTCGGCAGGACGACGACACGCCGGGAGCGAACCGCGCTCGCCGCGAGCCTCGCGGTGAACCTGTCGCTGAACGCCGGCTGGAACTGGCTGTTCTTCGCGCGGCGCAGCCCGGTCGCGGGGCTTGCCGACACGCTGCTGCTGGACCTGAGCAACGCCGACCTGCTCCGCCGGACAGGGCGCACCGATCGTGCCGCCGCCCGGGCCCTGATCCCGTATGCCGCGTGGTGCGCGTTCGCCACCGCCCTGAACGCCTCGATCGCCCGCCGTAACACCTGA
- a CDS encoding SDR family oxidoreductase, with protein METSADRPLCLVTGAGGYIGGRLVPELLAAGYRVRCLARSPGKLRDRPWAGEVEVVRGDVTDPASVGAAMRGVAVAYYLVHALGTGRGFEDTDRAGARVFGTQAAGAGVRRIVYLGGLTPAGVPERELSPHLRSRSEVGRILLASGVPTTVLRAAVIIGSGSASFEMLRYLTERLPVMVTPSWVRTRIQPIAVRDVLRLLVGSARMPADVNRAFDIGGPDVLTYRDMMLRYAAVVGLPRRVILPVPVLTPRLSSHWVGLVTPVPASIARPLTESLRHEVVCRENDITRYVPDPPGHPIGFDEAVRLALKRVREAEVATRWSSVSAARAPSDPLPTDPAWAGGSLYTDLRERPVHAPPEALWRVIEGIGGENGRHPPPLAWSVRGIADRLVGGVGTHRGRRDAHRLRVGDSVDFWRVEEIEPGRLVRLRADIRLPGLAWLEMYVGVDDTGRTRYRQRALFHPHGLLGHTCWWSLSPFHALLFGGMARNIARTAERADGHGLGDGTPPPGRTASPAVRRTG; from the coding sequence ATGGAGACTTCAGCGGACCGGCCGCTGTGCCTGGTGACGGGGGCCGGCGGCTACATCGGCGGGCGGCTCGTGCCCGAGCTGCTCGCCGCCGGGTACCGGGTGCGCTGCCTGGCCCGCTCCCCCGGCAAACTGCGCGACCGCCCCTGGGCCGGGGAGGTGGAGGTGGTCCGCGGGGACGTGACCGATCCCGCCTCCGTCGGGGCGGCGATGCGGGGCGTGGCCGTGGCCTACTACCTGGTGCATGCGCTCGGCACCGGACGCGGCTTCGAGGACACGGACCGTGCAGGCGCTCGTGTCTTCGGCACGCAGGCCGCGGGCGCCGGTGTGCGCCGCATCGTCTACCTCGGCGGGCTGACCCCGGCAGGGGTGCCCGAGCGCGAGCTCTCCCCCCATCTGCGGTCCAGGTCCGAGGTCGGACGCATCCTGCTGGCGAGCGGGGTCCCCACGACGGTGCTGCGCGCCGCCGTGATCATCGGCTCCGGCTCGGCGTCCTTCGAGATGCTGCGCTACCTGACCGAGCGGCTGCCGGTGATGGTCACGCCGAGCTGGGTGCGCACCCGCATCCAGCCGATAGCGGTCCGGGATGTACTGCGCCTGCTGGTGGGCAGCGCCCGGATGCCGGCGGACGTGAACCGCGCCTTCGACATCGGCGGTCCTGACGTGCTGACGTACCGGGACATGATGCTGCGCTACGCGGCGGTCGTCGGACTTCCCCGGCGTGTGATCCTGCCCGTGCCGGTGCTCACCCCCCGCCTGTCCAGCCACTGGGTCGGCCTGGTCACCCCGGTGCCCGCGTCCATCGCCCGGCCGCTGACGGAGTCGCTGCGGCACGAGGTGGTATGCCGGGAGAACGACATCACCCGCTACGTCCCCGACCCTCCCGGCCACCCCATCGGCTTCGACGAGGCGGTGCGTCTGGCGCTCAAGCGTGTGCGGGAGGCCGAGGTCGCCACACGCTGGTCCTCGGTTTCCGCGGCCCGTGCCCCCAGCGACCCGCTGCCCACCGATCCCGCCTGGGCGGGCGGCAGCCTCTACACCGACCTGCGCGAACGCCCGGTCCACGCCCCGCCCGAGGCCTTGTGGCGGGTGATCGAAGGCATCGGCGGGGAGAACGGCCGGCACCCCCCGCCCCTCGCCTGGTCCGTACGGGGCATCGCCGACCGGCTCGTGGGCGGCGTGGGAACGCACCGCGGACGCCGGGACGCGCACCGGCTGCGGGTGGGCGACTCGGTGGACTTCTGGCGAGTGGAGGAGATCGAGCCCGGCCGACTGGTCCGGCTGCGCGCGGACATACGGCTGCCCGGACTGGCCTGGCTGGAAATGTACGTCGGCGTGGACGACACGGGCCGCACCCGCTATCGCCAGCGCGCCCTGTTCCACCCGCACGGACTGCTCGGCCACACCTGCTGGTGGAGCCTCTCTCCCTTCCACGCCCTCCTCTTCGGCGGCATGGCCCGCAACATCGCCCGCACGGCCGAGCGGGCGGACGGCCACGGTTTGGGTGACGGGACACCTCCCCCGGGCCGTACGGCCTCACCGGCGGTCCGCCGGACCGGGTGA
- a CDS encoding sugar phosphate isomerase/epimerase family protein codes for MNATFERDVFFSFFMFTADLRPQDSGYAQVLINHLKALTDMGYDGFDLHIAPQPATVDHKLETDGYAGLRKAFDRAGLRDVKFTTNVGTTRTFDPTSPYEEQRRQALSYLKSRVDITRVLGGDSIMSGPFLYPYGVFPVTDADEPIWSDALQDWMQARYHAARSVFEDLVEYAAAREVKLAIEPVKSWETPPPNMVSEALDFLDGLGPSQAGVTIDTAQVVMESQGPSVFKENVGRAVRQDRLHYVHISAPDRGAVKDSWIPWDIVRHEIEPVYRGPYLIEVFNAIPPFVSSMRMARRRFWRPGEDDPVPDVDSAYDVARAALEELREQIIIPSARVPRKGPEC; via the coding sequence ATGAACGCGACGTTCGAACGGGACGTGTTCTTCAGCTTCTTCATGTTCACGGCCGACCTGAGGCCGCAGGACTCGGGTTACGCCCAGGTCCTGATCAATCATCTGAAGGCCCTCACGGACATGGGCTACGACGGCTTCGACCTGCACATCGCCCCCCAGCCGGCGACCGTCGACCACAAGCTCGAGACCGACGGCTACGCCGGTCTCAGGAAAGCGTTCGACCGGGCAGGACTGCGGGACGTGAAGTTCACGACCAACGTCGGGACCACGCGGACCTTCGACCCGACGTCACCTTACGAGGAGCAGCGCAGGCAGGCCCTGTCCTACCTCAAGTCACGCGTCGACATCACACGGGTCCTGGGCGGCGACTCGATCATGTCGGGGCCGTTCCTCTACCCCTACGGCGTCTTCCCGGTCACGGACGCCGATGAGCCGATATGGAGCGACGCCCTCCAGGACTGGATGCAGGCGCGCTATCACGCGGCGCGTTCCGTCTTCGAGGATCTGGTGGAGTACGCCGCCGCGCGAGAGGTGAAGCTCGCCATCGAGCCCGTCAAGAGCTGGGAGACGCCCCCGCCCAACATGGTGTCGGAGGCACTGGACTTCCTCGACGGCCTCGGGCCCTCGCAGGCCGGCGTGACGATCGACACCGCGCAGGTCGTGATGGAAAGCCAGGGCCCGTCGGTCTTCAAGGAGAACGTCGGGAGAGCCGTCCGGCAGGACCGGCTTCACTACGTCCACATATCCGCGCCCGACCGGGGTGCGGTGAAAGACAGCTGGATCCCGTGGGACATCGTCCGGCACGAGATCGAGCCGGTGTATCGCGGGCCGTACCTGATCGAGGTGTTCAACGCGATCCCGCCGTTCGTCAGTTCCATGCGCATGGCCCGCCGGCGCTTCTGGCGGCCCGGTGAGGACGACCCGGTGCCCGACGTCGACAGCGCCTACGACGTCGCGAGGGCCGCACTGGAGGAACTGCGAGAGCAGATCATCATTCCTTCCGCCCGAGTACCTCGGAAAGGTCCCGAATGCTAG
- a CDS encoding thiamine pyrophosphate-dependent enzyme produces the protein MTETCTVGQYLVDRLRQLGLEHLFSIAGDYSIDWLNNYVAPSSIEIIEEVNEVNAGYAADGYARLKGVGALCVTYSAGALCAVNAVAGAYVEKVPLVLINGTPSIKKTITFEQTGFSAHHFISGRETDLQSFEHITVAAVRVDSPDIAPTLIDYALTRCMSERRPIYIELLQDMVDLECEPPRGALKPTRILSDGTSLEQSVERISAQLERAENPLVWLGVEIDRLGLQDKAMRLVQQLNVPFVTELLSKSVLSEDDELFAGVLDGQASSKAVTDLATASDFVLALGVWLTDINSLGWEPDYDKTAFASFDAVKFGTYFGGQVALEHLLDGILAQEITPKARKLPERPARSAPTVGPSDVITYQGFYNFIQQYIDRNTIVSSDASMNYFGSLLLDVPRPGGFIVQSSYSSIGYSASAATGVCLAKRPDERVMVFTGDGGFQMTAQCLSTQTRFRLNPIIFVIDNGVYAVEQWLADASVFHADKPFYKQCVLHRWNYSMLSEVFGCRGWEVGTYGELTDAVMGALKNSDSPSIIQVRVPDKSIPDNAKWKTQ, from the coding sequence ATGACCGAGACCTGCACCGTAGGACAGTATTTGGTGGACCGGCTCCGCCAACTGGGGCTTGAGCACCTGTTCTCCATCGCGGGCGACTACTCGATCGACTGGCTGAACAACTACGTCGCGCCGAGCAGCATCGAAATCATCGAAGAAGTCAACGAGGTGAATGCCGGTTACGCGGCGGACGGATACGCGCGGCTGAAGGGTGTCGGAGCCCTCTGTGTCACCTACTCCGCAGGGGCACTGTGTGCCGTGAACGCGGTCGCCGGCGCCTACGTCGAGAAGGTGCCGCTCGTGCTGATCAACGGCACGCCGAGCATCAAGAAGACCATCACCTTCGAGCAGACCGGCTTCAGTGCGCATCACTTCATCAGCGGACGTGAAACGGACCTCCAGTCGTTCGAGCACATAACCGTCGCGGCCGTACGAGTCGACAGCCCCGACATCGCGCCGACGCTGATCGACTACGCACTGACCCGGTGCATGAGCGAACGACGCCCGATCTACATCGAGCTCCTCCAGGACATGGTCGACCTGGAGTGCGAGCCGCCGCGGGGCGCCCTGAAGCCGACCAGGATCCTGTCGGACGGGACCAGCCTGGAACAGTCGGTGGAGCGGATCTCCGCGCAGCTCGAACGCGCCGAGAACCCGCTCGTCTGGCTCGGTGTGGAGATCGACCGGCTCGGCCTTCAGGACAAGGCCATGCGTCTGGTCCAGCAGCTGAACGTCCCGTTCGTCACGGAACTCCTCAGCAAGTCCGTCCTCTCCGAGGATGACGAACTGTTCGCCGGCGTACTCGACGGCCAGGCGTCATCGAAGGCCGTTACGGATCTGGCCACGGCGTCCGATTTCGTACTGGCCCTCGGCGTGTGGCTGACGGACATCAACTCGCTGGGCTGGGAACCGGACTACGACAAGACCGCTTTCGCTTCGTTCGACGCAGTCAAGTTCGGGACGTATTTCGGCGGACAGGTTGCGTTGGAGCACCTGTTGGACGGCATACTGGCGCAGGAAATCACACCCAAGGCAAGGAAACTGCCGGAGAGGCCGGCTCGCAGCGCACCGACCGTGGGCCCGAGCGACGTGATCACGTACCAGGGCTTCTACAACTTCATACAGCAGTACATCGACAGGAACACCATCGTCAGCAGCGATGCGAGCATGAACTACTTCGGGAGCCTGCTGCTCGATGTGCCGAGGCCGGGTGGTTTCATCGTCCAGTCGTCCTACTCGTCGATCGGCTACAGCGCGTCGGCCGCGACGGGTGTCTGCCTGGCGAAGAGGCCCGACGAAAGGGTGATGGTCTTCACGGGCGACGGCGGCTTCCAGATGACCGCCCAATGCCTCTCGACGCAGACCCGCTTCAGGCTCAACCCCATCATCTTCGTCATCGACAACGGCGTCTACGCCGTCGAGCAGTGGCTCGCCGACGCGTCGGTTTTCCATGCCGACAAACCGTTCTACAAGCAGTGCGTCCTGCACCGGTGGAACTACAGCATGCTGTCCGAGGTGTTCGGCTGCCGGGGGTGGGAGGTCGGCACGTACGGAGAACTGACGGATGCCGTGATGGGAGCTCTGAAGAACTCGGACAGTCCCTCCATCATCCAGGTCCGAGTGCCCGACAAATCGATTCCGGACAACGCCAAGTGGAAGACCCAGTAG
- a CDS encoding MBL fold metallo-hydrolase produces MSDPLIMVVKRAGDVRIHTFVASFAYSNIANATHIIETRNQLVLVDGQFLVPYARAFRDYADSLGKPIERLYLSHRHPDHWFGLGTAFSDVAIYALPETMSFIEEHGEDSRSDHWKLGDLVPDRIVVPKHAVGPGTETIDGVRYVFDRVTDTEIDYHLTIRLPELGVYFAQDLLYSGTHLYLTKHMDHWIRVLQEMLLSDYELFMPGHGLPADKNEVARNIEYLSAARQAIGNGLADEAFKGFMLQRYPERKCPGIFDIYMPRLFGGASDY; encoded by the coding sequence GTGTCGGATCCCCTCATCATGGTCGTGAAGCGGGCGGGCGATGTCCGTATTCACACCTTCGTGGCGTCCTTCGCGTACAGCAACATCGCGAACGCCACGCACATCATCGAGACCAGGAACCAGCTGGTCCTCGTCGACGGGCAGTTCCTCGTTCCCTATGCGAGGGCGTTCAGGGACTACGCGGACAGCCTCGGCAAGCCGATCGAACGGCTGTACCTCTCCCACCGGCACCCCGACCACTGGTTCGGTCTGGGGACAGCGTTCAGCGACGTCGCGATCTACGCGCTGCCCGAGACCATGAGCTTCATCGAGGAGCACGGAGAGGACTCCAGAAGCGACCACTGGAAACTCGGCGACCTCGTTCCGGACCGGATAGTCGTGCCCAAGCACGCCGTCGGCCCCGGGACGGAGACGATCGACGGGGTCAGGTACGTCTTCGACCGGGTGACGGACACCGAAATCGACTACCACCTGACCATCAGGCTTCCCGAGCTGGGAGTGTATTTCGCTCAGGACCTGCTCTACAGCGGCACCCATCTGTACCTGACGAAGCACATGGACCACTGGATCCGGGTGCTCCAGGAAATGCTGCTGTCGGACTACGAGCTGTTCATGCCGGGTCACGGCCTGCCGGCCGACAAGAACGAAGTCGCCCGCAACATCGAGTACCTTTCGGCCGCTCGGCAGGCGATCGGCAACGGGTTGGCGGACGAAGCCTTCAAGGGTTTCATGCTCCAGCGGTATCCCGAACGCAAGTGCCCGGGGATATTCGACATCTACATGCCCCGGCTGTTCGGCGGCGCGAGCGACTACTGA
- a CDS encoding EthD family reductase, which yields MPTKITAIYENPKSPEAFEAGHQEQIALAKKIPGVQRIESAKVWPKEDGSATPAYRVLDMYFTDYDAASRAVTTEEASAFVAKVFELATGGVRLLFADVEEA from the coding sequence GTGCCGACGAAGATCACTGCAATCTACGAGAACCCGAAGTCCCCCGAAGCCTTCGAGGCGGGTCACCAGGAGCAGATCGCGCTGGCGAAGAAGATCCCCGGAGTCCAGCGGATCGAGAGCGCGAAGGTCTGGCCGAAGGAGGACGGCAGCGCGACCCCGGCTTATCGCGTCCTCGACATGTACTTCACCGACTACGACGCGGCCTCCAGGGCCGTGACGACCGAAGAGGCGTCGGCGTTCGTCGCCAAGGTCTTCGAGCTGGCGACTGGCGGTGTGCGGCTCCTCTTCGCGGATGTCGAGGAGGCCTGA